From Triticum aestivum cultivar Chinese Spring chromosome 7B, IWGSC CS RefSeq v2.1, whole genome shotgun sequence:
GCATCCCGATCCGCGGCTCCTCATCAAGAGTCGTCGTCGTCACTCCGGCTCCTCGCGGCCGGTTCTTTGCTTGCCTCCAAGAAACCGTCGGCTTGGCCTCTCATTCCCGTCCCAAATCCGTCCTGTTAATAGGCCGAGCTCAGCTTCTTGCATTAGCTTCTCGGGGCTGCTGCTCGCTGCCGATTCCAGCGTTGATTCGGGTTGGAGTTTTGGGACAGGTGCTGCAAGCAATGGCGGAGGTGCGGAGCCGGGTGCGGGGGTTCCTGCGGAACCGGTGGCTGGTGTTCGTGGCGGCGATGTGGATGCAGTCGGTCGCCGGGGTGGGGTACCTGTTCGGCAGCCTGTCGCCGGCGATCAAGTCCTCGCTGGGCTACAACCAGCGCCAGGTGGCCAGCCTCGGCGTCGCCAAGGATCTGGGCGACAGCGTCGGCTTCCTCGCCGGCACGCTCTGCGCCGTGCTCCCGCTCTGGGCCGCGCTCCTCATCGGCGCCGCGCAGAACCTCGTCGGGTACGGTTGGGTCTGGCTCGCCGTCACTCACCGCGTCCCCGTGCCACCGCTCTGGGCGGTAAGATCCGTTACCTGGCCCTCCAATCATTATAGTCCTCCCATTTCCTTCTCCTTCCTGCAATAGCAATGCTTCCATGGCCGCATCAAACCTTCCTGTTCTTGGAGCCTCATGTGCTGCTGCAGATTGAGctgatttttttttcttctaaTGCTAAGAAAATTCCCTGTGACTTTTGTGCTAATTGAAGCGTGCACGATGCTGTGATGGAAGAAACTCATGTTCTACTACTGTGCTTCGTATAATTAAGTTGTACGTACGGTTGAAGCTTCCGGATTTGGATTGGAAACTAATCATGTCTTCTTCCTTCAATTATGCCACAGTACTTCCCTTTAGTTAACACGCGAGACCAGTTTGCTCATCATCTGAAAGCATACATGGGTCAGTCAATCACGCATCCTAACTGCACGCCTGTCTCCAATGATGGAGGGTCGCTATTCGACTTCCATTTACAAAAGAAAAGGCCGTGAATTTCTTGTTTTGGAACACCGTTGCTGTTGGACTTCAATGCTTTCTGTTCCTCCAAAATGTTGAAAGCTATGTTCAGAAATATTTGCTAGATTTTTATTGGCTCAAAACAGTTAAAACTGTTTCTGCTGTGTGTACTAAGAATATTCTAACACGCGGCATGTTGAATATGCTTCCGAGTCATCGGTGTGCACCTATATTATTCTTGGGAAGTCTTAGTGGTCGCTTTCTCGCCTCCCATGTTTCTTTAGTTAACCTTCATTATCTAATATCCTGAAAAACACTGAGGTTTGATATAGTTCATGTCAATTAACAATGTTCAACCTGAAAATTTCACTCTGTACTACTATTATCAGCCTGTCCAATACAGCCGCAACAGAATTTAACATCTCCATTGAGTTTCCAAGATTAGGATTGTGAGTTAATCATTTCctatgttttgctttacaaattaATTTGCTATGTGAAACATCAAAGCAACAGAGGATGACTTCAGTCTTCAGTAAAATACTGAAAACACAGAATTAGTGTCATTGTCTGTCTGAAGGTGGAGGAGACTTAATATTCATTTGTACTTCTAATTTTAAACGCACTAATTTCCATCTCCACATTTCTGTTTGCGGCATTTGGAAACCTGGACCATTCCATAATTTCTGTAGTATCTAATCTGACCTTTGTTTACATTCTTATTCCTTCAATTAGATTTGTCGGCTCTTGCACTAAATTCCCCCGTCTCTCCGCAGATGTGCATGCTAATCTTTGTTGGAAATAATGGTGAGACATACTTCAATACTGCTGCACTCGTCTCATGTGTTCAGAACTTTCCCAAGAACCGTGGACCAATCGTTGGTATCCTCAAGGGATTTGCTGGTTTGAGTGGTGCAATCTTAACACAGGTTTATGCAATAATGCACACGCCTGATGATGCTGCACTGATATTCATGGTTGCTGTTGGCCCAACATTGGTAGTCATCGCTTTAATGTTCATTGTTAGACCAGTTAATGGTCACAGACAAGTACGGCCGTCTGATGGTACAAGTTTCACGTTTGTATACAGCGTCTGCTTAGTCTTGGCCGCCTATCTGATGGGTGTGATGCTGCTGGAAGACCTTGTTGGCTTGAGCCACTCATTGACAATCTTGTGTACCATCATTCTGATGGTTCTTTTGCTAGTTCCAATAGTCATCCCTGTAATGCTCAGCTTCTTCTCAAATGACGACGAGAGTGCCTACACAGCACTGTTAACATCACCTCGGAGAGAAGAAGCAAGTGGTTCAGTATCGTCTGAAGAGCAAGAAGTTATACTCAGCGAGGTGGACGAGCAAAAGCCGAAAGAAATTGATCTACTTCCAGCCTCTGAAAGGCAAAAGAGGATTGCCGAATTGCAGGCTAAGCTATTCCAGGCTGCTGCTGTTGGCGCCGTCAGGGTTAAAAGGAGGAAAGGTCCACGACGAGGAGAGGATTTCACATTACTGCAGGCAATGATCAAGGCAGATTTTTGGCTTCTATTTTTCTCCCTTCTGTTGGGGTCAGGATCAGGACTTACTGTGATCGATAATCTTGGGCAAATGAGTCAGTCATTGGGTTTTGAGGATTCTCACATTTTTGTGTCAATGATTAGCATTTGGAACTTCCTTGGACGTATTTCTGGGGGCTTCTTGTCAGAGATTATTGTCAAGTAAGAACTATTGAGGCACCTCTTTGCTGAACTTTTCATCTCATCTAGGAGTTTAGTTCATATGGAAGAGTGCATTCTCCAATGGAGAGTGTGTTCTGCATCACTGATTTAATGTTCATGCTGACTAAGCTTCTTCTCAAAATACATGAACTAGAACTATAACAAAACCTTTACCCATTTCAGTTGTTATTGGTTGAATATCTTTTGAATGATACAGCAGTTTTTAGTGGTATCATCACAATTGGTTCCTAATCTGTTAAAAACAAAAAGGCACTAGCCTTGGAAATTCAAAGCAAACAAGAATACATCTCAAAACACATATCGAACTGATAAAATTATTAGACGAGTGAGCCAACAAAAAGAATAAAACTGATGGCAGGCAGCTAATAGGCAACATCCGAATTATCCTTTTGTCGATCATGAGCAGTATTCTTCTGaataattaattaagtagtgaCTGAGTTGCTCTGTTCATATTGAGACTAAAATTCCAACAGCTCGAATACAGGGGCTATTTTTGTTGAGAAACATGTCCCCGGTTGTTCTCATTTTTTGTTTGCTCTCTTGTTTCTTCAGGGATTACGCATATCCAAGGGCAATTGCCTTGGCGACAGCTCAAGTATTCATGGCAATTGGACACTTCATCTTCGCAATGGGTTGGCCGGGCACGATGTACATTGGCACATTGCTTATCGGGCTTGGGTACGGCGCCCACTGGGCGATCGTGCCAGCTGCTGCCTCTGAACTGTTTGGCGTGAAGAATTTCGGAGCATTGTACAACTTCCTTACAGTTGCAAACCCCGCAGGCTCCCTGGTTTTCTCGGGCATCATTGCCAGTGGCATCTATGACTACGAAGCCAGGAAGCAAGCTAACCATAACCACTCAACATTACTGGGAATGGTCTCCGACGTCACTCCGGCGCTGAAGTGCGAGGGCTCCATCTGCTTCTTCATCTCGTCAATGATCATGTCAGGGTTCTGCATCATTGCTGCCGCCCTGAGCTTGATCCTGGTCCACCGGACGAAGATCGTGTACACGAATCTGTACGGTAAACCCCGGACATGAGAGGTCAAAGGTCATTGAGGAACTGATCAAAGCTACAGGTATCAAAGCAGAAGggtgaagtttttttttttttttttgcgtctTCCTTCTGTTTATGGACTTCGCATATTCTTATGGTGTCAAAACCACGGCTACTGGTGGCTACGGATGGGAAATTCAGTGTCATGAAGCATTGAAGCGTATGACGTTTTTGTGCGTTTTGTCCGAACTTCTTCGGTGTTTTTGGGGGGATATGAACTTCTTCAGTGTTGAGCTGGAACTTTGCATATACATGTGGTCTGTTCTATGTTTCATCAAGGCTGTTGAAAACTTGAAATGCAATAAATTGTCTCAGCTCTGCAAATTGGAGAGCTCAACCTTGTACATGGGCACCTGGTGTCCCAAGTCTGAGAGAAACCACATGATAGCTGCGTATTTGTTTCCTATGAATCTGGCTGGAGCACTGTCTTTTATTTATAAAGATTGTCTGGGCTGCCTCCCCAGTATATGTTTAAATTTTTCTGATCAATCTATGTTCTACTAGTTACTAGTAGTAGTTTTTTTCCCCGCTAGGAATTTCTTTATTTCGTTCGTAGTGGATGCAGTAGTGCTTTGGGCAGTATGCAGTACACTCACTAGATATATGCAGGTCAATAGTGGTAGAAAAACACTGCAACAAAGTCAATAGAAAATACTGTACAATGGAAACTAGTATAAAGAGACGCAGCACAAAAATGCAGTAGAAACTGAAAAACTAGGGTAAAGATTTCCTCCAACAAAACAAAAACTAGTGTAAAGATGTAGTATTACAAAGATGTGGGAGCATGTTAAGATggaaataaaaatccaaaaatggtaCGTCTGGACACACAAAAGTAGAacctctactacctaaaagaaacagagtgttccgtttcccctcttacgtTTCCCCTTCGTCCAACCATCTCGTAcaagccccctctccccttcagcGATTTTCTTTTCTCCCTCCATCGGTTTTCTCCCTGCCGGTTTTATCCTCATCTGGCCGGACAAACCGACTGTATCTTTGGTAAACATATAATGCACGTAAGGTAACCAAAGGCAATCAATCCAAAAGCAATCAATTCATGCATGGCAATCAATTCATTCATGACGGTGATCAATATCCTTCAATTATCAAGACCATGTCACGCCCAAGTTTCCTCCCAATTAATCAATCTATGGCACGTTGTTTTCCATCACGCTGCAGCCGCCGCGGGCGCCGCCTTCGCATCTACCCTTTCGAAGGGCACCGCCTCCATGGTCGCCGTTGCCTCGACCTCCCGCACGCCTAGCACCGCCGCAAGTCATCGGCTTTCCTTCTGTTTTGGGTTTTTCCTCGCCGGATTTTCCATTAAAACCAGCCCATGCGTTCCACTTACCCTAGCGTCGCCGTCCCGATGCTGCAGTACAACGCCGGTAGCCAACTCTTCACGATGCGAGGCCCTCtcgtcacgccgccgccgccagcccacctcCTCGTGATCTAGCCAATACCTTCCCCCGTGCGGCGTCCCACTCTTCGCGCAGCAGCCCCCATAGATGAGTCCCCGATCCCCTCGCATGAATGTTGTCCTGCTCCACGGCCTCCTGCAGCTGGTCCTGCCGTGTGTTGCGGACATGCAGCAGTCTCCCCGAGGTCCTGCCCCGTTTCGTGTCGCCTCGCCGAGATCCTACCAGTCTCGCATCCCCGACGGCCTTCCTTCACGGTTGCAGTTTGAACAGGTTGCCTTTTTCTTCTTAGTTCGGAAAATATTTTCTTGTACGTAGTGTGTGTTTGCATGTTCCAAATAAGCATATAACTAAATTAATGAGATATTTCTATTACAGACATTTGTAGAAGAAATTCGGCACCTTGTCAGTCCAACACTAGGATTGGCACTTTCCTTAAGAAATATCCCCAAACTTCACCAGTTTAAAAGGGATCGTTGTTGTACAATGACCCGAAATATGGCTGGCTGATTTGGTTGCAGAAGGTTTTCTCATCAGAGAAAAAACGAGGTTGCTGTAGTTCAGCGGCTGAAGAACTTGGTGTCCATGATTGGAATTTTGAATATGCATGCATTATGGCCATGTAATGTACGTGTGTGATTAACAAGTTAATCCCTGCACAGGTCAAAAGAGACGGTGACCAGCAACGGTGTGAGGCGACGGCGGAAGTGTGTCAGTGATTGTGGCCATGCTGGGTCCAAGATGAGGGTGAGGTGCCGCAAGCGGCTAACTTGCCAAGGTATATATCTCTTTAGTTGTGTAAAGGTTTCTACTTTATATATCCATTTTAGCTGCACAAATGGTATTGT
This genomic window contains:
- the LOC123157357 gene encoding protein NUCLEAR FUSION DEFECTIVE 4, which encodes MAEVRSRVRGFLRNRWLVFVAAMWMQSVAGVGYLFGSLSPAIKSSLGYNQRQVASLGVAKDLGDSVGFLAGTLCAVLPLWAALLIGAAQNLVGYGWVWLAVTHRVPVPPLWAMCMLIFVGNNGETYFNTAALVSCVQNFPKNRGPIVGILKGFAGLSGAILTQVYAIMHTPDDAALIFMVAVGPTLVVIALMFIVRPVNGHRQVRPSDGTSFTFVYSVCLVLAAYLMGVMLLEDLVGLSHSLTILCTIILMVLLLVPIVIPVMLSFFSNDDESAYTALLTSPRREEASGSVSSEEQEVILSEVDEQKPKEIDLLPASERQKRIAELQAKLFQAAAVGAVRVKRRKGPRRGEDFTLLQAMIKADFWLLFFSLLLGSGSGLTVIDNLGQMSQSLGFEDSHIFVSMISIWNFLGRISGGFLSEIIVKDYAYPRAIALATAQVFMAIGHFIFAMGWPGTMYIGTLLIGLGYGAHWAIVPAAASELFGVKNFGALYNFLTVANPAGSLVFSGIIASGIYDYEARKQANHNHSTLLGMVSDVTPALKCEGSICFFISSMIMSGFCIIAAALSLILVHRTKIVYTNLYGKPRT